Proteins encoded by one window of Streptomyces clavuligerus:
- a CDS encoding toll/interleukin-1 receptor domain-containing protein: MSSENTVTVGLTLIDEGSRQIDTAPDGIRIGAVSLGMWQEDAVSTPADMRDDWDTYLIRINYELELMPGLPPLTWFEIGVDFASDAPDPAFVVDALPHAAPSPQPRMSYTLNRYLALVPTDFASSAVAHLPSTTDVINVFGIGRGTIRWQHSSSSGGVPEGARSAWAVLAVPKGRMKQRVDFSVRYAVHSDKAMDYRPTQQPVSFTLTLSAPPQSRDEAELPTPNESAERPPASPPYVFISYAHDDARRKENALRFGELLRQCGIDAHMDQWDCDERGDWSLWAIRHILAADFTIVLASPMCKAVGNGNVDHRTHRGLQSELGQLRELLHTDGETWVPKILPVVLPGERVEDLPLFLRPYTMDHYRVDEFACEEIEDLLSVLTRRPRRTRPPLGPGT, from the coding sequence GTGAGCTCGGAGAATACGGTCACCGTCGGCCTTACCCTCATCGACGAGGGCAGCCGCCAGATCGACACCGCCCCAGACGGCATCCGGATCGGGGCCGTGTCCCTCGGGATGTGGCAGGAGGATGCCGTCAGCACCCCGGCGGATATGCGCGACGACTGGGACACCTATCTGATCAGGATCAACTACGAACTGGAGCTGATGCCGGGGCTTCCCCCGCTGACCTGGTTCGAGATCGGGGTGGACTTCGCTTCCGACGCACCTGATCCGGCGTTCGTCGTCGACGCCCTACCTCACGCGGCACCATCACCGCAGCCACGGATGTCGTACACGCTCAACCGCTACTTGGCCTTGGTCCCGACGGACTTCGCCTCCTCGGCCGTCGCCCATCTTCCCAGCACGACGGACGTCATCAACGTCTTCGGTATCGGCCGCGGTACCATCCGGTGGCAGCACAGTTCTTCCTCGGGCGGAGTCCCGGAGGGTGCGCGCTCCGCCTGGGCCGTGCTGGCGGTGCCGAAGGGCCGCATGAAGCAGCGGGTCGACTTCTCCGTACGCTATGCCGTCCATTCGGACAAGGCCATGGACTACCGGCCGACCCAGCAGCCGGTCTCCTTCACCCTGACCCTCTCCGCACCCCCGCAGAGCCGCGACGAAGCCGAGCTGCCGACTCCGAACGAATCCGCCGAGAGGCCACCGGCCAGCCCCCCGTACGTGTTCATCTCCTACGCTCACGACGACGCGAGGCGCAAGGAGAACGCCCTGCGTTTCGGTGAACTGCTGCGCCAGTGCGGCATCGACGCACACATGGACCAATGGGACTGTGACGAGCGGGGGGATTGGAGTCTCTGGGCGATCCGGCACATTCTCGCAGCCGACTTCACCATCGTTCTCGCGTCACCCATGTGCAAGGCCGTGGGCAACGGGAACGTGGACCACCGGACCCACCGGGGCCTGCAGTCGGAGCTGGGCCAACTACGGGAACTCCTGCATACCGACGGCGAGACATGGGTGCCGAAGATCCTGCCGGTCGTCCTTCCCGGTGAACGGGTGGAAGATCTTCCTCTCTTCCTCCGGCCCTACACGATGGACCACTATCGCGTCGACGAGTTCGCTTGTGAGGAGATCGAGGACCTCCTGAGTGTGCTGACGCGACGGCCCCGGCGTACCCGGCCACCTCTCGGACCGGGGACGTGA
- a CDS encoding transposase: MAAHRRRTHPPLADEAGHGRTSAPPRHGGSSSAEEAQPYLSLDTRGQCLGPAAPGTSHRAAPCSETGLVPGSDRRLAPPGPSGRPKTGPGTVDRARPGSKHHVITDVGGTPLAITLTGGNRHDITHLLPLLDATPASAAGPADHVTGPGSCSPTALEARHQTGHRPQGKYLTDPAGYSPMGRRTHKHLIHGLRRLRIRWDIRDDLHEAFLKAPCCVITYRRTQALD, encoded by the coding sequence CTGGCAGCACACCGGCGAAGAACTCATCCTCCGTTAGCCGACGAAGCCGGGCACGGTAGGACTTCCGCTCCACCGCGCCACGGCGGCAGCTCATCGGCCGAGGAAGCTCAGCCGTACCTGTCGCTCGACACACGAGGCCAGTGTCTGGGACCGGCTGCACCAGGTACTTCTCACCGAGCTGCACCATGCTCGGAAACTGGGCTGGTCCCGGGCAGTGATCGACGGCTCGCACCGCCAGGCCCGTCGGGGCGGCCCAAAACCGGGCCGGGCACGGTCGACCGTGCCCGGCCCGGCTCGAAGCACCACGTCATCACCGACGTCGGCGGCACGCCGCTCGCCATCACCCTGACCGGGGGCAACCGCCACGACATCACCCATTTGCTGCCCCTGCTCGACGCAACCCCTGCATCCGCGGCAGGACCGGCCGACCACGTCACCGGCCCCGGCAGTTGTTCGCCGACTGCTCTGGAAGCACGGCATCAAACCGGTCATCGCCCGCAGGGGAAGTACCTCACGGATCCGGCTGGGTACTCTCCTATGGGTCGTCGAACGCACAAACACCTGATCCACGGCCTCCGACGCCTGCGCATCCGCTGGGACATCCGCGACGACCTTCACGAAGCCTTCCTGAAAGCCCCCTGCTGCGTGATCACCTACAGACGAACTCAAGCATTGGATTAG
- a CDS encoding helix-turn-helix transcriptional regulator codes for MRTGTARVRTASEQHRLTAGQGLWVPAGLPYEIDVEAGSVAVPIFPAARSRPTAIDRPLRVDFPDSWSDWLIHQFARSLGHLRGAADDSGLLDLVADARPADPADGHRGPLPTPPLPVSPEALTVARTLLQNPSHSAGVDELARSVSVGVRTFQQQFLRETGLPFTRWRTAARVAAAASYLGLGHDIGWTGRQVGFATPAGFTKAFRAYTGVTPSTYKEQRRDGPTGTRPRPSPLEAQLDARAHSGADGWASGGPPPIPASRTWNRINDFHVLVWACRGTAQLVVGGRRRRLRQGDVAWLPAGVRNSVTLPRGALLLPLGSRPGPSATLPGEVLVQSFPPQAEDGLLHTAVANYSFVRPEGHDPNGITRRFLELSSAAALPTAADGPSASAVSRIIEELRRAPASPRTLVQWATALAVDARALGHDFLDATGQTYPQWRAQLRMTLARQYLEEGMTVTRAARTLGYADASALSRVFTRAHGMPPSAYRRNGWQHTGEELILR; via the coding sequence ATGCGCACAGGAACGGCCCGCGTACGGACGGCGTCGGAACAACATCGCCTCACCGCGGGCCAGGGCCTCTGGGTGCCCGCCGGTCTCCCCTACGAGATCGATGTCGAGGCGGGTTCCGTCGCGGTTCCGATCTTCCCGGCCGCGCGCTCGCGCCCGACCGCGATCGACCGCCCTCTGCGCGTCGACTTCCCGGACAGCTGGTCCGACTGGCTCATCCATCAGTTCGCCCGCAGCCTCGGCCATCTCCGCGGCGCCGCGGACGACAGCGGCCTGCTCGACCTCGTCGCCGACGCGCGCCCCGCGGACCCGGCGGACGGCCACCGCGGCCCGCTGCCCACCCCGCCGCTGCCCGTGTCGCCCGAGGCCCTCACCGTCGCACGGACACTGCTCCAGAATCCGAGCCACAGCGCGGGAGTCGATGAGCTGGCGCGGTCCGTCAGCGTCGGCGTCCGCACCTTCCAGCAGCAGTTCCTCAGGGAGACCGGGCTCCCCTTCACCCGGTGGCGCACGGCCGCCCGGGTCGCCGCCGCGGCGAGCTACCTCGGTCTCGGGCACGACATCGGCTGGACCGGCCGACAGGTCGGGTTCGCCACGCCCGCGGGATTCACCAAGGCGTTCCGCGCGTACACCGGAGTCACCCCCAGCACGTACAAGGAGCAGCGTCGCGACGGACCGACCGGCACCAGGCCGCGCCCGAGCCCTCTCGAAGCACAGCTCGACGCCCGCGCGCACAGCGGAGCGGACGGCTGGGCGAGCGGGGGGCCGCCGCCGATACCGGCGTCGCGGACCTGGAACCGGATCAACGATTTCCATGTGCTCGTCTGGGCCTGCCGCGGGACCGCGCAGCTCGTCGTCGGCGGACGGAGGCGCCGGCTGCGGCAGGGCGATGTCGCCTGGCTGCCGGCGGGAGTGCGCAACAGCGTGACGCTCCCGCGCGGCGCGCTCCTGCTCCCGCTCGGCTCCCGTCCGGGCCCTTCGGCGACCCTGCCGGGGGAGGTCCTCGTCCAGAGCTTCCCGCCGCAGGCCGAGGACGGCCTCCTGCACACGGCCGTCGCGAACTACAGCTTCGTCCGCCCCGAGGGACACGACCCCAACGGCATCACCCGGCGCTTCCTCGAACTCTCCTCCGCTGCGGCTCTCCCCACGGCCGCCGACGGACCGTCCGCCTCCGCCGTCAGCCGGATCATCGAGGAACTCCGCCGCGCACCCGCGAGCCCGCGCACCCTGGTCCAGTGGGCCACCGCACTCGCGGTGGACGCCCGCGCCCTCGGCCACGACTTCCTCGACGCCACCGGTCAGACCTACCCCCAGTGGCGGGCCCAGCTCCGCATGACCCTGGCCCGGCAGTACCTCGAAGAAGGCATGACCGTCACACGCGCCGCCCGCACCCTCGGCTACGCGGACGCCTCCGCCCTCAGCCGTGTCTTCACCCGTGCCCACGGGATGCCACCGAGCGCGTACCGGCGAAACGGCTGGCAGCACACCGGCGAAGAACTCATCCTCCGTTAG
- a CDS encoding RNaseH domain-containing protein: MLITLAYRIPRENLADLLGTVTAYPLTKEFAAVWGDLPRTGRRSRQPYSALSTGLVTATGQPVRLFGEEDLDDGERATGSRMLLLTTDNALDYRLRVAVRAWERHIRKGEGTAELADFLPEPDIERSFAEFMTFRPGMVPTAPNWVFRTAAWQITRQLAGEPLRVDGRRSPLALRMDTDGSLLAWDRRDLIVNRSGSAFSMARVSARLITRAGVDDAVVCFDAHLSRVSPQGHWAKHVWIDRGDAGKTVLRLPLLRSLDKQTERWRSDLNPAIVKILEACQLLPLSIPDTLPDVPDLIRPHMAGSRFHALGSGPGPRFMLRLHEHIVRMLPGLVPLTYETDRRIKLLNPVKRYPVGGPPAAGVGSTGYERVTLVCVYSTPEARQRMLDELGELAGRPVSPDPDSSTPVAINDRLDILARHCPDLLAHETANRAALLDSLRLSSGPGHLVAAWLETEYHPAAERPALDAKPHLRRLLGHLGIPTQFLATDPLELPDEASHRSAETKKHAARAALRDLLRSSGVLDDRLLTALTGERLPNRLDRRALLVGIHMRRQQTGESSSPLVLIMVAMYVDPDALEPWRALVYSDRRRAWVRAAEGTADFYAGPIGTTRLGRSQEKAERTREEVEDRLRALCTVTHVDIPVVIFADTRSTRTVWPGLQDSKLGLGPLPGDGLHERGADVAVVRLSTDIKEIGRPVTRREKANMPKDPLQPAAPDRKVYRLAESGVNSWLLAGRSVTIKSKGGDRGARYTRWTLPTELRSELRVPWHAYTAREILVVRSGTWSPESLAALTARLCDQSVSWDDRTTLPGPLHLATVIDEDHPEYRASTEDEGDEV, encoded by the coding sequence GTGCTGATTACCCTTGCCTATCGCATTCCCAGAGAAAACCTGGCGGACCTGCTCGGCACCGTGACCGCGTACCCTTTGACCAAGGAGTTCGCCGCGGTGTGGGGCGACCTGCCCCGGACGGGACGACGTTCACGCCAGCCGTACTCGGCCCTGTCCACCGGGCTTGTCACTGCCACGGGACAGCCCGTACGCCTCTTCGGCGAAGAAGATCTCGACGACGGCGAACGTGCAACCGGTAGCCGGATGCTGCTTTTGACCACGGACAACGCCCTCGACTACCGACTGAGGGTGGCGGTACGTGCGTGGGAACGTCATATCCGGAAGGGAGAGGGCACTGCGGAACTGGCCGACTTTTTGCCAGAGCCGGACATCGAGCGTTCGTTCGCCGAGTTCATGACGTTCCGGCCGGGAATGGTCCCGACCGCCCCGAACTGGGTCTTCCGCACAGCGGCCTGGCAGATTACGCGGCAGTTGGCCGGCGAACCCCTCCGGGTGGACGGGCGCCGTTCGCCTCTGGCCCTGAGGATGGACACGGACGGGTCCCTGCTGGCGTGGGACCGGCGCGATCTGATCGTCAACCGAAGCGGCTCGGCGTTCAGCATGGCCAGGGTGAGCGCCCGGCTGATCACACGTGCGGGCGTGGATGACGCGGTGGTGTGCTTTGACGCCCATCTGTCCCGGGTCTCCCCCCAGGGGCACTGGGCCAAGCATGTCTGGATCGATCGGGGTGACGCCGGTAAGACGGTTCTTCGGCTCCCGCTGCTGCGCAGTCTGGATAAGCAGACAGAGCGGTGGCGCAGTGACCTCAACCCGGCCATCGTGAAAATCCTTGAAGCCTGCCAGCTCTTGCCGCTGAGCATTCCCGACACACTCCCGGATGTGCCCGATCTGATCCGGCCCCACATGGCAGGCAGCCGCTTCCACGCCCTCGGTAGCGGGCCGGGCCCGAGGTTCATGCTCCGGTTGCACGAGCACATCGTGCGTATGCTGCCGGGGCTCGTGCCGCTGACCTACGAGACAGACAGACGCATCAAGCTGCTCAACCCGGTGAAGCGCTATCCGGTAGGCGGCCCACCGGCCGCCGGAGTGGGGTCCACCGGCTACGAAAGAGTGACGCTGGTCTGCGTCTACAGCACGCCTGAGGCCAGACAGCGCATGCTCGACGAACTCGGGGAACTGGCAGGTCGTCCAGTGTCGCCGGACCCGGACTCATCCACCCCGGTGGCGATCAACGACCGGCTCGACATCCTCGCCCGGCACTGCCCAGATCTACTCGCTCACGAGACGGCGAACCGTGCGGCCCTTCTGGATTCCCTGCGCCTGTCCAGTGGACCCGGGCACCTGGTCGCCGCCTGGCTGGAAACTGAGTATCATCCCGCCGCCGAGCGGCCCGCACTCGATGCCAAGCCACATCTGCGACGGCTGCTGGGACACCTGGGTATACCCACCCAGTTCCTCGCCACCGATCCGCTGGAACTGCCCGACGAAGCAAGCCACCGCAGCGCCGAGACAAAGAAGCATGCCGCCCGCGCGGCCCTGCGCGATCTGCTCCGGTCCTCGGGCGTGCTGGACGATCGGCTGCTGACCGCACTGACTGGGGAGCGGCTGCCCAACCGGCTCGACCGCAGAGCCCTTCTCGTCGGCATCCACATGCGGCGTCAGCAGACCGGAGAGAGTAGCTCGCCACTCGTTCTGATCATGGTGGCCATGTATGTGGACCCGGACGCCCTGGAGCCGTGGCGGGCCCTCGTGTACAGCGACCGCCGTCGGGCATGGGTCCGCGCCGCCGAGGGCACCGCAGACTTCTATGCCGGACCCATCGGCACGACCCGTCTCGGCCGTTCCCAGGAGAAGGCAGAACGCACACGCGAGGAGGTCGAGGACAGGCTCCGGGCCCTGTGCACCGTGACCCACGTCGACATCCCCGTGGTGATCTTCGCCGACACCCGCTCAACCAGGACGGTGTGGCCTGGGTTGCAGGACAGCAAGCTGGGTTTGGGACCGTTGCCGGGAGACGGACTGCACGAGCGGGGCGCGGACGTGGCCGTGGTCCGTTTGAGCACCGATATCAAGGAGATCGGCAGACCGGTCACGCGCCGGGAGAAGGCCAACATGCCGAAGGACCCACTCCAGCCCGCCGCCCCCGATCGCAAGGTTTACCGTTTGGCGGAAAGTGGGGTGAACTCCTGGCTGCTAGCGGGGAGATCGGTGACGATCAAGTCCAAGGGCGGTGACCGGGGTGCCCGCTACACGCGGTGGACACTGCCAACGGAACTGAGGTCGGAGTTGCGTGTGCCCTGGCATGCCTACACAGCCCGCGAGATCCTCGTCGTCCGCAGCGGAACGTGGTCGCCGGAGTCACTGGCCGCGCTCACCGCGAGGCTCTGTGACCAATCCGTCTCCTGGGACGACCGGACGACACTGCCCGGACCGCTGCACCTGGCCACGGTCATCGACGAGGACCACCCCGAGTACCGCGCTTCCACGGAGGACGAGGGCGACGAGGTCTGA
- a CDS encoding HU-CCDC81 and SPOR domain-containing protein — protein MNEWITKPRDDAGERWRRVVAAALRAAYAWSVRRRYPTALREVAMMTGVVMEAHGPCRGPASPSALVDRLRAPLGELLAFAELGETEDSVVADAVLLDSRDQLTPDVHDLVCEYALPLAGTFEAEVWLPTWTRMNADHIRHQAFASLIETRSQGDYVVSRKFLIDHPAGSREELAELVSTTGARVVSRGYTEIPAERRYHAGPDTAWWWPCPVCAWPMEVTGATVRCRYRPHASVFRIVPGRAHRSRPGLIALDEGPRVARPEARPVNDAVCLDAGVWRFVVVPGASELRLSRALEKQGAQVRMWPELDSYDLHVSAGPHEFRIDVKEYRSVHRLIADLRTKPPQARVLLPQTHEHQWDAVRAALPFLAVTTETRFRAEVRRALRKGRTA, from the coding sequence GTGAACGAATGGATCACGAAGCCGCGGGATGACGCGGGCGAGCGATGGCGTCGTGTGGTCGCCGCGGCGTTGCGGGCTGCCTACGCCTGGTCGGTACGGCGGCGGTATCCCACGGCCCTGCGTGAGGTCGCCATGATGACCGGTGTCGTCATGGAGGCGCACGGGCCTTGTCGCGGCCCGGCGTCGCCGAGTGCCCTCGTCGACCGTCTCCGTGCCCCTCTCGGTGAGCTGCTGGCATTCGCAGAATTGGGCGAGACGGAGGACTCGGTGGTCGCCGACGCGGTTCTGCTCGACTCCCGCGACCAGCTGACTCCGGATGTACATGACCTGGTGTGCGAATACGCCCTGCCCCTGGCCGGTACCTTCGAAGCGGAGGTTTGGCTCCCGACCTGGACACGCATGAACGCAGACCATATCCGTCATCAGGCCTTCGCCTCACTGATTGAGACGCGGAGCCAGGGGGATTACGTCGTGTCCAGGAAGTTCCTGATCGACCACCCGGCCGGAAGCCGCGAGGAACTCGCCGAACTCGTCAGCACGACCGGGGCCCGCGTGGTGTCCCGGGGATACACCGAGATCCCCGCTGAGCGGCGATACCACGCGGGCCCCGACACGGCATGGTGGTGGCCGTGTCCGGTCTGCGCCTGGCCCATGGAGGTTACGGGCGCGACCGTGCGCTGCCGCTATCGTCCGCACGCGTCTGTCTTCCGGATCGTCCCGGGCAGGGCGCACCGCTCCCGTCCCGGCCTGATCGCCCTCGACGAGGGACCACGGGTGGCCAGGCCCGAGGCCCGGCCGGTGAACGACGCTGTCTGTCTGGACGCGGGCGTATGGCGGTTCGTCGTGGTTCCCGGAGCCAGCGAGTTGAGACTGAGCCGCGCGTTGGAGAAACAGGGGGCTCAGGTCCGTATGTGGCCCGAACTCGACAGTTACGACCTGCATGTTTCGGCGGGCCCGCACGAGTTCCGGATCGACGTGAAGGAGTACCGCTCCGTGCACCGGTTGATCGCCGACCTCCGTACGAAGCCGCCGCAGGCACGTGTCCTGCTGCCGCAGACCCATGAGCACCAGTGGGACGCTGTCAGGGCGGCCTTGCCCTTCCTCGCTGTCACGACGGAGACACGCTTCCGTGCCGAGGTCCGGCGAGCACTGAGGAAAGGCCGGACAGCGTGA
- a CDS encoding siderophore-interacting protein — protein sequence MSVPARPLTLIPVALRELAVARIVDITAGMRRVTLTGDRLGAFTAVDGTRWPAFGSPGFDDDIRLLFPYPGESEPVLPLVEDGRVTFAEGRRPIARAYTVRRHDPRGQELDVEIVLHGDGVASNWARTVEPGDRMHIAGPGKTRGPIPVGADRLLIAGDDTAVPAIARLLEELPGGARGRVFIDVEHVTHIQRLRGPAGVDITWLPRDVSAPSRPGALSAAVRAMAWADGAWFAWLAGERSEVRTIRRHLVGDRRMAVSAIDFTGYWKREAANGPRVQRP from the coding sequence GTGTCCGTTCCCGCGCGCCCGCTGACCCTGATCCCTGTGGCCCTGCGGGAACTGGCCGTCGCCCGGATCGTCGACATCACGGCGGGAATGCGGCGGGTGACCCTGACCGGTGACCGACTGGGGGCGTTCACCGCCGTGGACGGGACGCGATGGCCCGCGTTCGGATCGCCGGGCTTCGACGACGACATCCGGCTGCTGTTCCCGTACCCGGGGGAGAGCGAGCCCGTCCTGCCCCTCGTCGAGGACGGACGGGTGACCTTCGCGGAAGGGCGCCGCCCGATCGCCCGCGCCTATACGGTGCGCCGCCATGACCCGCGCGGACAGGAGCTGGATGTCGAGATCGTGCTCCACGGGGACGGGGTCGCGTCGAACTGGGCCCGGACGGTGGAGCCGGGAGACCGGATGCACATCGCCGGTCCCGGGAAGACGCGGGGGCCGATCCCCGTGGGCGCCGATCGGCTGCTGATCGCGGGCGACGACACGGCGGTCCCCGCGATCGCGCGTCTGCTGGAGGAGCTGCCCGGCGGCGCCCGCGGGCGGGTGTTCATCGACGTCGAGCACGTGACGCACATCCAGCGACTGCGCGGTCCCGCGGGGGTCGACATCACCTGGCTCCCACGGGACGTGTCCGCTCCGTCGCGCCCCGGTGCGCTGTCGGCGGCCGTCCGCGCGATGGCCTGGGCGGACGGCGCGTGGTTCGCCTGGCTGGCCGGTGAGCGGTCGGAGGTCCGAACGATCCGCAGGCATCTCGTCGGCGATCGCCGTATGGCCGTGTCCGCGATCGATTTCACCGGCTACTGGAAACGCGAGGCCGCGAACGGTCCCCGCGTCCAACGGCCCTGA